From one Sylvia atricapilla isolate bSylAtr1 chromosome 21, bSylAtr1.pri, whole genome shotgun sequence genomic stretch:
- the ASB12 gene encoding ankyrin repeat and SOCS box protein 12 → MEHRPDTMGLMDINKMFSLLQPGDDEEAGEDSEELSRAVCQDDPTALSRLLSQDRYKKLINRRSGWGVPSTPLRLAATRGCVRSLRLLLEHGAHVDGLDVKAQTPLFVAVSNGHLDCVRALLEAGANPLGSVYNNCSPLLLAARDGHVDILRQLLEHGAEANVHARLPEWAANSVSCSGPLYLAATYGHLECFRLLLLHGADPDYNCAEQSVLAQIREPKTLLETCLRHGCRGEFVRLLIDFGANVYLPKVPVDGAAPRSEGLELLLQARAHPKSLLSQSRLAMRRLLKQPGCSAALRELEIPTALARYLQHQP, encoded by the exons ATGGAGCACAGACCAGACACCATGGGCCTCATGGACATCAACAAGAtgttctccctgctgcagcccggCGATGACGAGGAGGCCGGCGAGGACAGCGAGGAGCTGAGCCGGGCCGTGTGCCAGGACGACCCCACCGCCCTGAGCAGGCTGCTGAGCCAGGACAGGTACAAAAAGCTCATCAACCGGCGCAGCGGCTGGGGAGTGCCCAGCACCCCTCTGCGCCTGGCGGCCACGCGGGGCTGCGTGCGGAGCCtgcggctgctgctggagcacggGGCCCACGTGGACGGCCTGGACGTCAAGGCTCAGACCCCGCTCTTCGTGGCCGTCAGCAACGGGCACCTCGACTGCGTGCGGGcgctgctggaggctggagcCAACCCTCTGGGCAGCGTCTACAACAACTGCTCGCCGCTGCTGCTGGCCGCCAGGGACGGCCACGTGGACATCCTgcggcagctgctggagcacgGCGCCGAGGCCAACGTCCACGCGCGGCTGCCCGAGTGGGCGGCCAACTCGGTGTCCTGCTCGGGGCCGCTCTACCTGGCGGCCACCTACGGGCACCTGGAGTGTTTccgcctgctgctgctgcacggTGCTGACCCCGACTATAACTGCGCTGAGCAGAGCGTCCTGGCCCAGATCAGGGAGCCCAAGACCCTGCTGGAGACGTGCCTGAGGCACGGCTGCCGCGGTGAATTCGTCAGGCTGCTCATCGATTTCGGGGCCAACGTGTACCTGCCCAAGGTGCCCGTGGATGGGGCGGCCCCGCgcagtgaggggctggagctgctgctgcaggccagAG ctcatcccaaatccctgctgtcCCAATCCCGGCTGGCCATGAGGCGTCTCCTgaagcagcctggctgctcagctgccctcagagagctggagatccccacagccctggccaggTACCTCCAGCACCAGCCGTga
- the AMER1 gene encoding APC membrane recruitment protein 1, with amino-acid sequence METGSPEERDGGDRRRQEGGDAPPDSANGSVVAAELQQPPPGKLRKTAFKLFGGKRSICTLPSFFGGRGKKGLSKCKTHDGLSSAACDRGAGTRPGSPSEGSRDGQPGPLPSSRSAQLPVDTGSRGDLGQQDGSPPGSIEGCDKKPSGEKSSFPRPKKGLKGFFNSIRRHRKSKAAESEKTELPEWNGDTEEAGNAPGMGAESRGAVEGRGAGPVPEATLCPGGSGGDSSSAEPTEPTGPTADGGSPEGDTMAVPENGDLPDAKSEPEAAACAEFDRESLLLAFHPDFMDNEPPCLHSGELLSLMLGDVTSLKSFDSLTGCGDDIAEPDIAESSISVERSRDAAKRGSCLVTYQGGGEEMAIPEEAEEYLQQVWDGAVPGDTSYGAQVSSSSLETHASHEADAHPYVDGVDLLTPQSDQQESAPNSDEGYYDSTTPGPEDEAGEELKKDRLPRDSYSGDALYEFDALMSPSHGEESLFEGKVPRQGIFSYFMDFCLPAEKNLIQQMMDQKRGLMETEEEGLAAIQKELLYWELQREPVLKRLDVSSKEKCPREKQCIECKTRAASSIGKSQSGLGSEQVASHTPSRAVNGGVAVARAENPEWRDFPGTLCPENCYNSQKGPGSCLIQLTKNKPGFSADLDCGMFGDSIHSAAAPAKAGMFPGFRLPEQERGGGAEPSPGEPQAGSEPEHAVNFSQALVEFASSGTLFSSLSESLGSSASSSSFTQNLPALPTMVTFDVVDVEQDGEGECEQRPELTAGEDIAEAFDDGYGQKESLAECDERMSPGFSPGSFQSCNWGVASLPRHLRLHGLSPSMPAPLSVDRRSRSLDTESLEFELAEPQGARAGPQPCQLWARRDAGRKDSAGARRSRSKEEGELVAPEGGLSWHLQRGTDAAPGGMELWGFAPAGAVESVWEPSEPPDSVSPFLPLSRGGLGEALERQPQEAELSRHPLRPSNLPLQPEARRAREAAGSYRYHGDVPKLSRLLPLGEAELPPSFAFACSPEHRARGKPVGIAQGVPQHPGDSSGDTQSLEPLKGRASPGHSSCRGTLCNVTDAE; translated from the coding sequence ATGGAAACGGGCAGCCCGGAGGAGCGGGACGGAGGGGACCGGCGGCGGCAGGAGGGCGGCGACGCCCCTCCCGACAGCGCCAACGGCTCCGTGGTGGCCGCGGAGCTGCAGCAGCCGCCCCCCGGCAAGCTGAGGAAAACGGCCTTCAAGCTGTTCGGGGGCAAGCGCAGCATCTGCACCCTGCCCAGCTTCTTCGGCGGCCGCGGCAAGAAAGGGCTCAGCAAGTGCAAGACCCACGACGGGCTGAGCAGCGCCGCCTGCGACAGGGGAGCCGGGACACGGCCCGGCAGCCCCTCGGAGGGCAGCAGGGACGGGCAGCCCGgccccctgcccagctcccgCAGCGCCCAGCTGCCCGTGGACACCGGCTCCAGGGGGGATTTGGGCCAGCAGGATGGTTCTCCGCCGGGCAGCATCGAGGGCTGTGACAAAAAACCCAGCGGGGAGAAATCCTCCTTCCCCAGGCCTAAAAAAGGGCTGAAAGGGTTTTTTAACAGCATCCGGCGCCACCGGAAGAGCAAGGCTGCGGAGAGTGAGAAGACAGAGCTCCCTGAGTGGAACGGGGACACGGAGGAGGCCGGGAATGCTCCTGGGATGGGAGCGGAGAGCCGAGGGGCCGTggagggcaggggagcagggcCGGTCCCTGAGGCCACGCTCTGcccggggggctcggggggtgactccagctctgcagagcccactGAGCCCACGGGCCCCACGGCTGACGGAGGCAGCCCCGAGGGTGACACGATGGCCGTGCCGGAGAACGGGGACCTTCCAGACGCAAAATCAGAGcctgaggctgctgcctgcGCCGAGTTTGACCGTGAGAGTTTGCTGCTGGCCTTCCACCCTGACTTCATGGACAACGAGCCTCCCTGCCTGCACTCCGGGGAGCTGCTGAGCCTCATGCTGGGGGACGTCACCTCCCTGAAGAGCTTCGACTCGCTGACGGGGTGCGGGGACGACATCGCCGAGCCCGACATCGCCGAGAGCAGCATCTCCGTGGAGCGCAGCCGCGACGCCGCCAAGCGCGGCTCCTGCCTCGTCACCTACCAGGGCGGCGGCGAGGAGATGGCCATCCCCGAGGAGGCCGAGGAGTACCTGCAGCAGGTGTGGGACGGCGCCGTGCCGGGGGACACGAGCTACGGGGCCCAggtgtccagcagcagcctggagacGCACGCCTCTCACGAGGCTGATGCCCACCCTTACGTGGACGGCGTTGACCTCCTGACGCCCCAGAGCGACCAGCAGGAGTCTGCCCCAAACAGTGACGAGGGCTATTATGACTCCACCACGCCAGGGCCGGAGGatgaggctggagaggagctcaAGAAGGACCGACTGCCCCGGGACAGCTACAGCGGCGATGCACTTTACGAGTTTGATGCCCTGATGAGCCCCTCTCATGGGGAGGAATCCCTGTTCGAGGGCAAAGTCCCACGCCAGGGCATCTTTAGCTACTTCATGGACTTCTGCCTCCCCGCAGAGAAGAACCTGATCCAGCAGATGATGGATCAGAAAAGAGGGCTGATGGAAACTGAAGAAGAGGGGCTTGCGGCCATTCAGAAGGAGCTGCTGtactgggagctgcagagggagcccGTCCTGAAGCGCCTGGATGTCTCCAGCAAGGAGAAGTGTCCCCGGGAAAAGCAGTGCATTGAATGTAAAACCAGAGCAGCCAGCTCCATTGGCAAGAGCCAGAGTGGCCTTGGGAGTGAGCAGGTGGCCTCACACACCCCGAGCCGGGCTGTCAACGGTGGGGTTGCAGTGGCTAGGGCTGAAAATCCAGAGTGGAGGGATTTCCCAGGGACTCTGTGTCCGGAAAACTGTTACAACAGCCAAAAAGGCCCCGGAAGTTGCCTTATTCAGCTCACCAAGAACAAGCCGGGGTTCAGTGCAGACCTGGACTGTGGGATGTTCGGGGACTCCATCCACAGCGCTGCAGCCCCGGCCAAGGCAGGGATGTTCCCTGGGTTCaggctcccagagcaggagcgTGGTGGcggagcagagcccagccctggcgAGCCCCAGGCGGGCAGCGAGCCCGAGCACGCCGTGAACTTCTCGCAGGCTCTGGTGGAGTTTGCCAGCAGCGGGaccctcttctccagcctgtccgagagcctgggcagctctgcctccagctcctccttcacCCAGAaccttcctgccctgcccaccaTGGTCACCTTCGACGTGGTGGACGTGGAGCAGGACGGGGAGGGGGAGTGCGAGCAGCGCCCGGAGCTGACGGCGGGGGAGGACATCGCCGAGGCCTTCGACGACGGCTACGGACAGAAAGAGTCGTTGGCTGAATGTGACGAGAGAATGTCCCCGGGCTTCTCCCCGGGCTCCTTCCAGAGCTGCAACTGGGGGGTGGCCAGCCTGCCCCGCCACCTGCGCCTGCACGGGCTGAGCCCCTCCATGCCCGCGCCGCTCTCCGTGGACCGCAGGAGCCGCTCGCTGGACACCGAGAGCCTGGAGTTCGAGCTGGCCGAGCCACAGGGCGCCCGGGCcggcccccagccctgccagctctgggcCAGGCGTGACGCTGGCAGGAAGGActctgctggagccaggagaagcaggagcaaGGAGGAGGGCGAGCTGGTGGCTCCCGAGGGGGGCTTGAGCTGGCACCTCCAGCGCGGCACCGACGCGGCTCCTGGTGggatggagctctggggctTCGCTCCAGCCGGCGCCGTGGAGAGCGTGTGGGAGCCGTCAGAGCCGCCAGACAGCGTGTcccctttcctgcctctctcccgGGGTGGCCTCGGGGAGGCTCTGGagaggcagccccaggaggcagagctgagcaggcaCCCGCTGCGGCCCTCCAACCTCCCCCTGCAGCCCGAGGCCAGGCGGGCCCGGGAGGCGGCTGGCTCCTACCGGTACCACGGGGATGTCCCCAAGCTGTCCCGCCTGTTACCCCTGGGAGAGGCCGAGCTGCCCCCGAGCTTTGCCTTCGCCTGCTCCCCGGAGCACCGGGCCAGGGGCAAACCCGTGGGCATCGCCCAGGGCGTGCCGCAGCACCCCGGGGACAGCAGTGGGGACACCCAGAGCCTGGAGCCCCTCAAGGGCAGGGCCAGCCcggggcacagcagctgccGGGGCACCCTTTGCAATGTCACCGACGCTGAGTAG